The nucleotide window ATCCTGGCGGAATATCCCGGTTACTGCGGCCGGGCGGGCCAAACAACGGAAAAATCATTGGTGGCCGACGCCCTCGCAACGATTGATCTGGCCCGCCGTGAATTCAACCTTCCTATTTGCCTCGTCGGCGAATCGCTCGGCTGCGGCGTGGCCGCCGCGGCCGCGAAAGAAAGACCCTGGATCAACGGCGTGATCCTGATCACGCCCTGGGCCGATTTGCCGGAGCTGGCGCAGGCCAAATACCCCTATCTGCCGGCGCGCTGGCTCGCGCGCGACCGTTACGACAACATCAACAATCTGCGCGGCTATAACGGCCCCGTGGCTGTCCTGCTGGCCGAGCATGACGAAGTCGTCCCGCGCCGGCACGGCCGGCGACTGTTTGACAGCCTGGCCGGTAAAAAACATCTCATGGTTTTTCCCTCCGCAGGCCACAACTCCTGGCCGTCCGGGGCGGACGAAAAATGGTGGGACGAGGTCATTGATTTCATCGCCGCCGGAAACGGAGAGGGAAAAATTGGTATTTAATTAGGGGGGAGGAAACCGCATCCCTGTGCGGCGATTCCGGACGGCAAAACATACATCGCCCCGACGCGGCGCAAGGCGCGCAAGCCGCCGGACGGCGGCGCTATTTCCTGATTGCAACCCTGAAATTCCGCCCCTCTATTTCCAGCCGTTGCGAAAGGTCCGCCTCTTTTTCCGGAATTTCTGCCTGAACGGCCAGCGCCAGTCCGGCGATATGTTTTTTCCATTTCTCGTCCAGCTCGCCTTCTATTTCCATCGCAATGCGGTCGCTGACCGCGTAACCGGCCTCCTTGCGCATTACCTGGACGGCGCGGTTCAGCTCGTTGGCGACGCCTTCTTC belongs to Kiritimatiellia bacterium and includes:
- a CDS encoding alpha/beta fold hydrolase; translated protein: MRSVMLIYNNPLWPLALLAAGYLALVLWVYFSQERLLYFPDNSRPEFSTRFGLRPWPDIENFRGFVSSTPLKEPKGIFMVWHGNAGSALDRTYFTDALERRGWRVILAEYPGYCGRAGQTTEKSLVADALATIDLARREFNLPICLVGESLGCGVAAAAAKERPWINGVILITPWADLPELAQAKYPYLPARWLARDRYDNINNLRGYNGPVAVLLAEHDEVVPRRHGRRLFDSLAGKKHLMVFPSAGHNSWPSGADEKWWDEVIDFIAAGNGEGKIGI